Proteins encoded together in one Camelus dromedarius isolate mCamDro1 chromosome 11, mCamDro1.pat, whole genome shotgun sequence window:
- the ARHGEF25 gene encoding rho guanine nucleotide exchange factor 25 isoform X2, protein MTLQSPGSCFDVGPPKRSPLGPGDTDPESNCKEGDVRGERGREVPAWAPLPESYSIAGSEGSISASAASGLAAPSGPSSGLSSGPCSPGPPGPVSGLRRWLDHSKHCFSVETEADSGRAGPYENWMLEPALASGEELPELTLLTTLLGGPGDKTQPPEEETLSQAPESEEEQKKKALERSMYVLSELVETEKMYVDDLGQIVEGYMATMAAQGVPESLRGRDRIVFGNIQQIYEWHRDYFLQELQQCLKDPDWLAQLFIKHERRLHMYVVYCQNKPKSEHVVSEFGDSYFEELRQQLGHRLQLNDLLIKPVQRIMKYQLLLKDFLKYYSRAGMDTEELEQAVEVMCFVPKRCNDMMTLGRLRGFEGKLTAQGKLLGQDTFWVTEPEAGGLLSSRGRERRVFLFEQIVIFSEALGGGVRGGTQPGYVYKSSIKVSCLGLEGNLQGDPCRFALTSRGPEGGIQRYILQTADPAVSQAWIKQVAQILESQRDFLNALQSPIEYQRRESQTNSLGRPGGPWAGSPGRIRPGDRAQALSDIPQAPQDSPPVPPIPNTPPCQARLAKLDEDEL, encoded by the exons ATGACACTGCAAAGCCCTGGATCGTGTTTCGACGTTGGA CCCCCGAAGAGAAGCCCCCTAGGGCCGGGGGATACCGATCCAGAGTCTAATTGTAAAGAGGGGGATGTGAGAGGTGAGCGCGGACGTGAGGTCCCCGCCTGGGCTCCGCTGCCCG AATCCTATTCCATTGCTGGCAGTGAGGGGAGCATCTCGGCTTCAGCTGCCTCTGGTCTGGCTGCCCCCTCTGGCCCCAGCTCTGGCCTCAGCTCTGGTCCCTGTTCCCCGGGCCCCCCAGGGCCAGTCAGTGGCCTGAGAAGATGGTTGGATCATTCCAAACATTGTttcagtgtggaaactgaggcggACAGCGGCCGGGCTGGACCGTATGAG AACTGGATGCTGGAACCAGCTCTAGCTTCAGGAGAGGAGCTGCCAGAACTGACCTTGCTGACCACATTGTTGGGGGGCCCTGGGGATAAGACGCAG CCACCTGAAGAGGAGACTTTGTCCCAAGCTCCTGAGAGTGAGGAAGAACAGAAGAAGAAGGCTCTGGAAAGGAGTAT GTATGTCCTGAGTGAGCTGGTAGAGACAGAGAAAATGTACGTGGACGACTTGGGGCAGATTGTGGAG GGTTACATGGCCACCATGGCTGCTCAGGGGGTCCCCGAGAGCCTTCGGGGCCGTGACAGGATTGTGTTTGGGAACATCCAGCAAATCTACGAGTGGCATCGAGA CTATTTCCTGCAGGAGTTACAGCAGTGTTTGAAGGACCCTGATTGGCTGGCTCAGCTATTCATCAAACAT GAGCGCCGGCTGCATATGTACGTGGTGTACTGTCAGAATAAGCCCAAGTCAGAGCATGTGGTGTCAGAATTTGGGGACAGCTACTTTGAG GAGCTCCGGCAGCAGCTGGGGCACCGCCTGCAGCTCAATGACCTCCTCATCAAGCCAGTGCAGAGGATCATGAAGTACCAGCTGCTGCTCAAG GATTTTCTCAAGTATtatagcagagctgggatggatacTGAAGAGCTAGAG CAAGCCGTGGAGGTCATGTGCTTCGTACCCAAGCGCTGCAATGACATGATGACCCTGGGGAGACTGCGGGGGTTTGAG GGCAAACTGACTGCTCAGGGGAAGCTCTTGGGCCAGGACACATTCTGGGTCACAGAACCCGAGGCTGGGGGTCTGCTCTCTTCCCGGGGTCGAGAGAGGCGCGTCTTCCTCTTTGAGCAAATCGTCATCTTCAGtgaggccctgggaggaggagTGCGAGGTGGAACGCAGCCTGGATATGTGTACAAGAGCAGCatcaag GTGAGCTGCCTGGGACTGGAGGGGAACCTCCAAGGTGACCCTTGCCGCTTTGCACTGACCTCCAGAGGGCCAGAGGGTGGGATCCAGCGCTATATCCTGCAGACTGCAGACCCTGCGGTCAGTCAGGCCTGGATCAAGCAAGTGGCTCAGATCCTGGAAAGCCAGCGGGACTTTCTCAACG CATTGCAGTCACCCATTGAGTACCAGAGACGGGAGAGTCAGACCAACAGCCTGGGGCGGCCAGGAGGCCCTTGGGCGGGGAGCCCTGGGAGAATTCGGCCTGGAGACCGGGCTCAG GCTCTCAGTGACATCCCTCAGGCTCCTCAGGACTCTCCTCCAGTGCCACCAATTCCAAACACCCCTCCCTGCCAAGCCAGACTTGCCAAGCTGGATGAAGATGAGCTGTAA
- the ARHGEF25 gene encoding rho guanine nucleotide exchange factor 25 isoform X3, whose product MKPPDRPAPGRTDRMLEVMGGMLRACALPGPEGPPKRSPLGPGDTDPESNCKEGDVRGERGREVPAWAPLPESYSIAGSEGSISASAASGLAAPSGPSSGLSSGPCSPGPPGPVSGLRRWLDHSKHCFSVETEADSGRAGPYEPPEEETLSQAPESEEEQKKKALERSMYVLSELVETEKMYVDDLGQIVEGYMATMAAQGVPESLRGRDRIVFGNIQQIYEWHRDYFLQELQQCLKDPDWLAQLFIKHERRLHMYVVYCQNKPKSEHVVSEFGDSYFEELRQQLGHRLQLNDLLIKPVQRIMKYQLLLKDFLKYYSRAGMDTEELEQAVEVMCFVPKRCNDMMTLGRLRGFEGKLTAQGKLLGQDTFWVTEPEAGGLLSSRGRERRVFLFEQIVIFSEALGGGVRGGTQPGYVYKSSIKVSCLGLEGNLQGDPCRFALTSRGPEGGIQRYILQTADPAVSQAWIKQVAQILESQRDFLNALQSPIEYQRRESQTNSLGRPGGPWAGSPGRIRPGDRAQALSDIPQAPQDSPPVPPIPNTPPCQARLAKLDEDEL is encoded by the exons ATGAAGCCCCCGGACCGCCCCGCCCCTGGCCGCACGGACCGGATGCTGGAGGTCATGGGGGGCATGCTGCGAGCATGTGCCCTACCCGGGCCGGAGGGG CCCCCGAAGAGAAGCCCCCTAGGGCCGGGGGATACCGATCCAGAGTCTAATTGTAAAGAGGGGGATGTGAGAGGTGAGCGCGGACGTGAGGTCCCCGCCTGGGCTCCGCTGCCCG AATCCTATTCCATTGCTGGCAGTGAGGGGAGCATCTCGGCTTCAGCTGCCTCTGGTCTGGCTGCCCCCTCTGGCCCCAGCTCTGGCCTCAGCTCTGGTCCCTGTTCCCCGGGCCCCCCAGGGCCAGTCAGTGGCCTGAGAAGATGGTTGGATCATTCCAAACATTGTttcagtgtggaaactgaggcggACAGCGGCCGGGCTGGACCGTATGAG CCACCTGAAGAGGAGACTTTGTCCCAAGCTCCTGAGAGTGAGGAAGAACAGAAGAAGAAGGCTCTGGAAAGGAGTAT GTATGTCCTGAGTGAGCTGGTAGAGACAGAGAAAATGTACGTGGACGACTTGGGGCAGATTGTGGAG GGTTACATGGCCACCATGGCTGCTCAGGGGGTCCCCGAGAGCCTTCGGGGCCGTGACAGGATTGTGTTTGGGAACATCCAGCAAATCTACGAGTGGCATCGAGA CTATTTCCTGCAGGAGTTACAGCAGTGTTTGAAGGACCCTGATTGGCTGGCTCAGCTATTCATCAAACAT GAGCGCCGGCTGCATATGTACGTGGTGTACTGTCAGAATAAGCCCAAGTCAGAGCATGTGGTGTCAGAATTTGGGGACAGCTACTTTGAG GAGCTCCGGCAGCAGCTGGGGCACCGCCTGCAGCTCAATGACCTCCTCATCAAGCCAGTGCAGAGGATCATGAAGTACCAGCTGCTGCTCAAG GATTTTCTCAAGTATtatagcagagctgggatggatacTGAAGAGCTAGAG CAAGCCGTGGAGGTCATGTGCTTCGTACCCAAGCGCTGCAATGACATGATGACCCTGGGGAGACTGCGGGGGTTTGAG GGCAAACTGACTGCTCAGGGGAAGCTCTTGGGCCAGGACACATTCTGGGTCACAGAACCCGAGGCTGGGGGTCTGCTCTCTTCCCGGGGTCGAGAGAGGCGCGTCTTCCTCTTTGAGCAAATCGTCATCTTCAGtgaggccctgggaggaggagTGCGAGGTGGAACGCAGCCTGGATATGTGTACAAGAGCAGCatcaag GTGAGCTGCCTGGGACTGGAGGGGAACCTCCAAGGTGACCCTTGCCGCTTTGCACTGACCTCCAGAGGGCCAGAGGGTGGGATCCAGCGCTATATCCTGCAGACTGCAGACCCTGCGGTCAGTCAGGCCTGGATCAAGCAAGTGGCTCAGATCCTGGAAAGCCAGCGGGACTTTCTCAACG CATTGCAGTCACCCATTGAGTACCAGAGACGGGAGAGTCAGACCAACAGCCTGGGGCGGCCAGGAGGCCCTTGGGCGGGGAGCCCTGGGAGAATTCGGCCTGGAGACCGGGCTCAG GCTCTCAGTGACATCCCTCAGGCTCCTCAGGACTCTCCTCCAGTGCCACCAATTCCAAACACCCCTCCCTGCCAAGCCAGACTTGCCAAGCTGGATGAAGATGAGCTGTAA
- the ARHGEF25 gene encoding rho guanine nucleotide exchange factor 25 isoform X4: MREGQKGSRCACPHVIRKVLAKCGCCFARGGRESYSIAGSEGSISASAASGLAAPSGPSSGLSSGPCSPGPPGPVSGLRRWLDHSKHCFSVETEADSGRAGPYENWMLEPALASGEELPELTLLTTLLGGPGDKTQPPEEETLSQAPESEEEQKKKALERSMYVLSELVETEKMYVDDLGQIVEGYMATMAAQGVPESLRGRDRIVFGNIQQIYEWHRDYFLQELQQCLKDPDWLAQLFIKHERRLHMYVVYCQNKPKSEHVVSEFGDSYFEELRQQLGHRLQLNDLLIKPVQRIMKYQLLLKDFLKYYSRAGMDTEELEQAVEVMCFVPKRCNDMMTLGRLRGFEGKLTAQGKLLGQDTFWVTEPEAGGLLSSRGRERRVFLFEQIVIFSEALGGGVRGGTQPGYVYKSSIKVSCLGLEGNLQGDPCRFALTSRGPEGGIQRYILQTADPAVSQAWIKQVAQILESQRDFLNALQSPIEYQRRESQTNSLGRPGGPWAGSPGRIRPGDRAQALSDIPQAPQDSPPVPPIPNTPPCQARLAKLDEDEL, from the exons ATGCGGGAGGGGCAAAAGGGGAGTCGCTGTGCCTGTCCCCATGTGATCCGAAAAGTGCTGGCAAAATGCGGCTGCTGCTTCGCCCGGGGGGGACGTG AATCCTATTCCATTGCTGGCAGTGAGGGGAGCATCTCGGCTTCAGCTGCCTCTGGTCTGGCTGCCCCCTCTGGCCCCAGCTCTGGCCTCAGCTCTGGTCCCTGTTCCCCGGGCCCCCCAGGGCCAGTCAGTGGCCTGAGAAGATGGTTGGATCATTCCAAACATTGTttcagtgtggaaactgaggcggACAGCGGCCGGGCTGGACCGTATGAG AACTGGATGCTGGAACCAGCTCTAGCTTCAGGAGAGGAGCTGCCAGAACTGACCTTGCTGACCACATTGTTGGGGGGCCCTGGGGATAAGACGCAG CCACCTGAAGAGGAGACTTTGTCCCAAGCTCCTGAGAGTGAGGAAGAACAGAAGAAGAAGGCTCTGGAAAGGAGTAT GTATGTCCTGAGTGAGCTGGTAGAGACAGAGAAAATGTACGTGGACGACTTGGGGCAGATTGTGGAG GGTTACATGGCCACCATGGCTGCTCAGGGGGTCCCCGAGAGCCTTCGGGGCCGTGACAGGATTGTGTTTGGGAACATCCAGCAAATCTACGAGTGGCATCGAGA CTATTTCCTGCAGGAGTTACAGCAGTGTTTGAAGGACCCTGATTGGCTGGCTCAGCTATTCATCAAACAT GAGCGCCGGCTGCATATGTACGTGGTGTACTGTCAGAATAAGCCCAAGTCAGAGCATGTGGTGTCAGAATTTGGGGACAGCTACTTTGAG GAGCTCCGGCAGCAGCTGGGGCACCGCCTGCAGCTCAATGACCTCCTCATCAAGCCAGTGCAGAGGATCATGAAGTACCAGCTGCTGCTCAAG GATTTTCTCAAGTATtatagcagagctgggatggatacTGAAGAGCTAGAG CAAGCCGTGGAGGTCATGTGCTTCGTACCCAAGCGCTGCAATGACATGATGACCCTGGGGAGACTGCGGGGGTTTGAG GGCAAACTGACTGCTCAGGGGAAGCTCTTGGGCCAGGACACATTCTGGGTCACAGAACCCGAGGCTGGGGGTCTGCTCTCTTCCCGGGGTCGAGAGAGGCGCGTCTTCCTCTTTGAGCAAATCGTCATCTTCAGtgaggccctgggaggaggagTGCGAGGTGGAACGCAGCCTGGATATGTGTACAAGAGCAGCatcaag GTGAGCTGCCTGGGACTGGAGGGGAACCTCCAAGGTGACCCTTGCCGCTTTGCACTGACCTCCAGAGGGCCAGAGGGTGGGATCCAGCGCTATATCCTGCAGACTGCAGACCCTGCGGTCAGTCAGGCCTGGATCAAGCAAGTGGCTCAGATCCTGGAAAGCCAGCGGGACTTTCTCAACG CATTGCAGTCACCCATTGAGTACCAGAGACGGGAGAGTCAGACCAACAGCCTGGGGCGGCCAGGAGGCCCTTGGGCGGGGAGCCCTGGGAGAATTCGGCCTGGAGACCGGGCTCAG GCTCTCAGTGACATCCCTCAGGCTCCTCAGGACTCTCCTCCAGTGCCACCAATTCCAAACACCCCTCCCTGCCAAGCCAGACTTGCCAAGCTGGATGAAGATGAGCTGTAA
- the ARHGEF25 gene encoding rho guanine nucleotide exchange factor 25 isoform X1, whose product MKPPDRPAPGRTDRMLEVMGGMLRACALPGPEGPPKRSPLGPGDTDPESNCKEGDVRGERGREVPAWAPLPESYSIAGSEGSISASAASGLAAPSGPSSGLSSGPCSPGPPGPVSGLRRWLDHSKHCFSVETEADSGRAGPYENWMLEPALASGEELPELTLLTTLLGGPGDKTQPPEEETLSQAPESEEEQKKKALERSMYVLSELVETEKMYVDDLGQIVEGYMATMAAQGVPESLRGRDRIVFGNIQQIYEWHRDYFLQELQQCLKDPDWLAQLFIKHERRLHMYVVYCQNKPKSEHVVSEFGDSYFEELRQQLGHRLQLNDLLIKPVQRIMKYQLLLKDFLKYYSRAGMDTEELEQAVEVMCFVPKRCNDMMTLGRLRGFEGKLTAQGKLLGQDTFWVTEPEAGGLLSSRGRERRVFLFEQIVIFSEALGGGVRGGTQPGYVYKSSIKVSCLGLEGNLQGDPCRFALTSRGPEGGIQRYILQTADPAVSQAWIKQVAQILESQRDFLNALQSPIEYQRRESQTNSLGRPGGPWAGSPGRIRPGDRAQALSDIPQAPQDSPPVPPIPNTPPCQARLAKLDEDEL is encoded by the exons ATGAAGCCCCCGGACCGCCCCGCCCCTGGCCGCACGGACCGGATGCTGGAGGTCATGGGGGGCATGCTGCGAGCATGTGCCCTACCCGGGCCGGAGGGG CCCCCGAAGAGAAGCCCCCTAGGGCCGGGGGATACCGATCCAGAGTCTAATTGTAAAGAGGGGGATGTGAGAGGTGAGCGCGGACGTGAGGTCCCCGCCTGGGCTCCGCTGCCCG AATCCTATTCCATTGCTGGCAGTGAGGGGAGCATCTCGGCTTCAGCTGCCTCTGGTCTGGCTGCCCCCTCTGGCCCCAGCTCTGGCCTCAGCTCTGGTCCCTGTTCCCCGGGCCCCCCAGGGCCAGTCAGTGGCCTGAGAAGATGGTTGGATCATTCCAAACATTGTttcagtgtggaaactgaggcggACAGCGGCCGGGCTGGACCGTATGAG AACTGGATGCTGGAACCAGCTCTAGCTTCAGGAGAGGAGCTGCCAGAACTGACCTTGCTGACCACATTGTTGGGGGGCCCTGGGGATAAGACGCAG CCACCTGAAGAGGAGACTTTGTCCCAAGCTCCTGAGAGTGAGGAAGAACAGAAGAAGAAGGCTCTGGAAAGGAGTAT GTATGTCCTGAGTGAGCTGGTAGAGACAGAGAAAATGTACGTGGACGACTTGGGGCAGATTGTGGAG GGTTACATGGCCACCATGGCTGCTCAGGGGGTCCCCGAGAGCCTTCGGGGCCGTGACAGGATTGTGTTTGGGAACATCCAGCAAATCTACGAGTGGCATCGAGA CTATTTCCTGCAGGAGTTACAGCAGTGTTTGAAGGACCCTGATTGGCTGGCTCAGCTATTCATCAAACAT GAGCGCCGGCTGCATATGTACGTGGTGTACTGTCAGAATAAGCCCAAGTCAGAGCATGTGGTGTCAGAATTTGGGGACAGCTACTTTGAG GAGCTCCGGCAGCAGCTGGGGCACCGCCTGCAGCTCAATGACCTCCTCATCAAGCCAGTGCAGAGGATCATGAAGTACCAGCTGCTGCTCAAG GATTTTCTCAAGTATtatagcagagctgggatggatacTGAAGAGCTAGAG CAAGCCGTGGAGGTCATGTGCTTCGTACCCAAGCGCTGCAATGACATGATGACCCTGGGGAGACTGCGGGGGTTTGAG GGCAAACTGACTGCTCAGGGGAAGCTCTTGGGCCAGGACACATTCTGGGTCACAGAACCCGAGGCTGGGGGTCTGCTCTCTTCCCGGGGTCGAGAGAGGCGCGTCTTCCTCTTTGAGCAAATCGTCATCTTCAGtgaggccctgggaggaggagTGCGAGGTGGAACGCAGCCTGGATATGTGTACAAGAGCAGCatcaag GTGAGCTGCCTGGGACTGGAGGGGAACCTCCAAGGTGACCCTTGCCGCTTTGCACTGACCTCCAGAGGGCCAGAGGGTGGGATCCAGCGCTATATCCTGCAGACTGCAGACCCTGCGGTCAGTCAGGCCTGGATCAAGCAAGTGGCTCAGATCCTGGAAAGCCAGCGGGACTTTCTCAACG CATTGCAGTCACCCATTGAGTACCAGAGACGGGAGAGTCAGACCAACAGCCTGGGGCGGCCAGGAGGCCCTTGGGCGGGGAGCCCTGGGAGAATTCGGCCTGGAGACCGGGCTCAG GCTCTCAGTGACATCCCTCAGGCTCCTCAGGACTCTCCTCCAGTGCCACCAATTCCAAACACCCCTCCCTGCCAAGCCAGACTTGCCAAGCTGGATGAAGATGAGCTGTAA
- the DTX3 gene encoding probable E3 ubiquitin-protein ligase DTX3 isoform X1 translates to MPILSSSGSKMAACGGTCKNKVTVSKPVWDFLSKETPARLARLREEHRVSILIDGETSDIYVLQLSPQGPPPAPPNGLYLARKALKGLLKEAEKELKKAQRQGELMGCLALGGGGEHPELHRPGPPPLRAAPLLPPGARGLPPPPPPLPPPLPPRLREEAEEQESTCPICLGEIQNAKTLEKCRHSFCEGCITRALQVKKACPMCGRFYGQLVGNQPQNGRMLVSKDATLLLPSYEKYGTIVIQYVFPPGVQGAEHPNPGVRYPGTTRVAYLPDCPEGNKVLTLFRKAFDQRLTFTIGTSMTTGRPNVITWNDIHHKTSCTGGPQLFGYPDPTYLTRVQEELRAKGITDD, encoded by the exons ATGCCAATTCTAAGCTCTTCAGGATCAAA AATGGCAGCCTGTGGAGGCACCTGCAAGAACAAAGTGACTGTCTCCAAGCCTGTGTGGGACTTCCTAAGTAAGGAGACCCCAGCCCGGCTGGCCCGGCTTCGGGAGGAGCACCGTGTGTCCATCCTCATAGACGGCGAGACTTCTGACATCTATGTTCTCCAGCTTTCCCCACAGGGcccgcccccggcccctcccAATGGGCTCTACCTGGCCCGGAAGGCTCTCAAGGGGCTGctaaaggaggcagagaaagagctAAAGAAAGCTCAGAGGCAGGGGGAGCTTATGGGCTGCCTGgctttggggggtggaggggaacaCCCTGAGCTGCACCGCCCAGGCCCACCCCCTCTCCGAgcagccccactcctgcccccagggGCCCGCGggcttcccccacctcctcctcccctgcccccgcctcTTCCTCCCCGCCTTcgggaggaggcagaagagcagGAGAGCACCTGCCCCATCTGTCTCGGGGAGATCCAGAACGCCAAGACATTGGAGAAGTGCCGGCACTCATTCTGCGAGGGCTGCATCACCCGGGCCCTGCAAGTGAAAAAGGCCTGCCCCATGTGTGGCCGCTTCTACGGGCAGCTGGTGGGCAACCAGCCCCAGAATGGGCGGATGCTGGTCTCTAAGGATGCCACACTCCTGCTACCCAGCTATGAGAAGTATGGCACCATCGTCATCCAGTACGTCTTCCCGCCCGGTGTCCAGGGG gcTGAACATCCAAACCCAGGAGTTCGGTACCCTGGCACCACACGGGTGGCCTACCTCCCGGACTGCCCCGAGGGCAACAAGGTGCTGACCCTGTTCCGCAAGGCGTTTGACCAGCGCCTCACCTTCACTATCGGCACGTCCATGACCACAGGGAGACCGAATGTCATCACCTGGAACGACATCCACCACAAGACCAGCTGCACAGGGGGACCCCAGCT GTTTGGGTACCCAGACCCTACCTACCTGACCCGGGTGCAAGAGGAGCTGAGAGCCAAGGGCATCACCGATGACTGA
- the DTX3 gene encoding probable E3 ubiquitin-protein ligase DTX3 isoform X2: MSFVLSRMAACGGTCKNKVTVSKPVWDFLSKETPARLARLREEHRVSILIDGETSDIYVLQLSPQGPPPAPPNGLYLARKALKGLLKEAEKELKKAQRQGELMGCLALGGGGEHPELHRPGPPPLRAAPLLPPGARGLPPPPPPLPPPLPPRLREEAEEQESTCPICLGEIQNAKTLEKCRHSFCEGCITRALQVKKACPMCGRFYGQLVGNQPQNGRMLVSKDATLLLPSYEKYGTIVIQYVFPPGVQGAEHPNPGVRYPGTTRVAYLPDCPEGNKVLTLFRKAFDQRLTFTIGTSMTTGRPNVITWNDIHHKTSCTGGPQLFGYPDPTYLTRVQEELRAKGITDD, encoded by the exons A TGTCGTTCGTCCTGTCCAGAATGGCAGCCTGTGGAGGCACCTGCAAGAACAAAGTGACTGTCTCCAAGCCTGTGTGGGACTTCCTAAGTAAGGAGACCCCAGCCCGGCTGGCCCGGCTTCGGGAGGAGCACCGTGTGTCCATCCTCATAGACGGCGAGACTTCTGACATCTATGTTCTCCAGCTTTCCCCACAGGGcccgcccccggcccctcccAATGGGCTCTACCTGGCCCGGAAGGCTCTCAAGGGGCTGctaaaggaggcagagaaagagctAAAGAAAGCTCAGAGGCAGGGGGAGCTTATGGGCTGCCTGgctttggggggtggaggggaacaCCCTGAGCTGCACCGCCCAGGCCCACCCCCTCTCCGAgcagccccactcctgcccccagggGCCCGCGggcttcccccacctcctcctcccctgcccccgcctcTTCCTCCCCGCCTTcgggaggaggcagaagagcagGAGAGCACCTGCCCCATCTGTCTCGGGGAGATCCAGAACGCCAAGACATTGGAGAAGTGCCGGCACTCATTCTGCGAGGGCTGCATCACCCGGGCCCTGCAAGTGAAAAAGGCCTGCCCCATGTGTGGCCGCTTCTACGGGCAGCTGGTGGGCAACCAGCCCCAGAATGGGCGGATGCTGGTCTCTAAGGATGCCACACTCCTGCTACCCAGCTATGAGAAGTATGGCACCATCGTCATCCAGTACGTCTTCCCGCCCGGTGTCCAGGGG gcTGAACATCCAAACCCAGGAGTTCGGTACCCTGGCACCACACGGGTGGCCTACCTCCCGGACTGCCCCGAGGGCAACAAGGTGCTGACCCTGTTCCGCAAGGCGTTTGACCAGCGCCTCACCTTCACTATCGGCACGTCCATGACCACAGGGAGACCGAATGTCATCACCTGGAACGACATCCACCACAAGACCAGCTGCACAGGGGGACCCCAGCT GTTTGGGTACCCAGACCCTACCTACCTGACCCGGGTGCAAGAGGAGCTGAGAGCCAAGGGCATCACCGATGACTGA
- the PIP4K2C gene encoding phosphatidylinositol 5-phosphate 4-kinase type-2 gamma, which yields MASSVPPASVPAATAAPGTGFGFASKTKKKHFVQQKVKVFRAADPLVGVFLWGVAHSINELSQVPPPVMLLPDDFKASSKIKVNNHLFHRENLPSHFKFKEYCPQVFRNLRDRFGIDDQDYLVSLTRSPPSETEGSDGRFLISYDRTLVIKEVSSEDIADMHSNLSNYHQYIVKCHGSTLLPQFLGMYRVSVDNEDSYMLVMRNMFSHRLPVHRKYDLKGSLVSREASDKEKVKELPTLKDMDFLNKNQKVYIGEEEKKVFLEKLKRDVEFLVQLKIMDYSLLLGIHDIIRGSEPEEEGPVREEESEGDGDCGLTGPPALVGSYGTSPEGIGGYIHSHRPLGPGEFESFIDVYAIRSAEGAPQKEVYFMGLIDILTQYDAKKKAAHAAKTVKHGAGAEISTVHPEQYAKRFLDFITNIFA from the exons ATGGCGTCCTCGGTCCCGCCGGCCTCTGTACCGGCGGCGACAGCGGCCCCCGGCACGGGTTTCGGCTTCGCTTCCAAAACCAAGAAGAAGCATTTCGTGCAGCAGAAGGTGAAGGTGTTCCGGGCGGCAGACCCGCTGGTGGGCGTGTTCCTCTGGGGCGTAGCCCACTCG ATCAATGAGCTCAGCCAGGTGCCTCCCCCGGTGATGCTGCTGCCTGACGACTTTAAAGCCAGCTCCAAAATCAAGGTCAACAATCACCTTTTCCACAG GGAAAATCTGCCCAGTCATTTCAAGTTCAAGGAATATTGTCCCCAGGTCTTCAGGAACCTCCGTGATCGATTTGGCATTGATGACCAGGACTACTTG GTGTCCCTAACCCGAAGCCCCCCGAGTGAAACTGAAGGCAGTGACGGTCGCTTCCTTATCTCCTATGATCGGACTCTGGTCATCAAAGAAGTATCCAGTGAGGACATTGCTGACATGCACAGCAACCTCTCCAACTACCACCAG TACATTGTGAAGTGCCATGGCAGCACGCTGCTGCCCCAGTTCCTGGGCATGTACCGGGTTAGCGTGGACAACGAGGACAGCTACATGCTTGTGATGCGCAACATGTTTAGCCATCGTCTTCCTGTGCACAGGAAGTATGACCTCAAG GGCTCGCTAGTGTCCCGGGAAGCCAGCGATAAGGAGAAG GTGAAAGAATTGCCCACCCTTAAGGATATGGACTTTCTCAACAAGAACCAGAAAGTCTATATTGGTGAAGAGGAGAAGAAGGTCTTTCTAGAGAAGCTAAAGAGAGATGTGGAG TTCCTAGTGCAGCTGAAGATCATGGACTACAGCCTTCTGCTGGGCATCCATGACATCATTCGGGGCTCTGAACCGGAGGAGGAGGGACCTGTGCGGGAGGAGGAGTCAGAGGGGGATGGGGACTGCGGCCTGACTGGGCCTCCTGCTCTGGTGGGCTCCTACGGCACTTCCCCTGAGGGTATCGGCGGCTACATCCATTCCCACCGGCCCCTGGGCCCTGGAGAGTTTGAATCCTTCATTGATGTCTACGCCATCCGGAGCGCGGAGG GGGCCCCCCAGAAGGAGGTTTATTTCATGGGCCTCATTGACATCCTGACACAGTATGATGCCAAGAAGAAAGCAGCTCATGCCGCCAAAACTGTCAAGCATGGG GCGGGGGCAGAGATCTCGACTGTCCATCCTGAGCAGTATGCTAAGCGATTCCTGGATTTTATTACCAACATCTTTGCCTAA